The following DNA comes from Candidatus Dependentiae bacterium.
ATCTGCTGAGGCATTTTTGCAACAACTTGCCCCTGTGTTACAACATCACCATGATTCACGACAATGTTTGTTCCTGTTGGCAAGAAGTAGCGAGCAATAACCTCATTTTCTTTATCCACGATAGCAAGACAAGGCTGACGCTTTTCTTCTCGACGCTCTAAAATAAACCTTCTGGATTGTCCAGTAGACTCATCGTATTGATCGTGATACGTAACGTTTTCGATCAAATCAAGATATTCAATTTTACCAGCATGCTCAGTTACGATAACACGTTGAGGTTCAGCTTGCGCCAATTTTTCCCCAACTTGAACCTGTTGCCCATCAGTTACAAAAAGAACACTACCGTATTCAATTCTAAAGCGCTCAAGCTCTCGACCATCACCAGACATAATTAAAATGCGTGATTTTCGATTAATAACGACGCTTGAACCATCTTTTCGAACGACACACTGAACATCTTGAAACAAGACTCTTCCTGCAACGTGTGACGAAAGAAGTGTTTGATCAAGAAGACCAGAAGCCGTACCCCCAATGTGGAAAGTTCGAAGCGTCAACTGAGTTCCTGGCTCACCAATAGATTGAGCCGCAACAATACCAACCGCAGCGCCAACGTCAACTTTTTGAGTTGTAGCCAAGTCAAGACCGTAACACTTTACGCAAATACCAACTGCAGCCTGACAAGTTAAAACAGATCGAACATTAACACTTACTAATGCTGAATCGCGCAACTTATCGATAATGTCATGCGTAATGAAATCACCTTCTCGCGCCAATAATTCATTTGTCACTGGATCTCTCCAGTCTTCAGCCGCAACACGACCATAGACTCGCTCATCAAGTGTTTTAAGAACTTTACCTGCTCGCTCAAGCGATTCAATTGTAACATACCCAAGGGTTTTACAATCTTCCGTTGCAATAACCACGTCCTGAGCAACGTCAACCAATCGTCTTGTTAAGTAACCAGCATCAGCGGTTTTAAGCGCTGTATCGGCAAGACCTTTTCGAGCCCCGTGAGTTGAAATAAAGTACTCAAATGGATTCAAACCTTCTTTAAAGTTAGCAAGAACTGGCGTTTCGATAATGTCACCACTCGGGTTAGTCATCGGCCCTCTCATACCACCAAGCTGTTTCACTTGAGATTTTAAATTTCGCGCTCCAGATGCAAGAATCAAGAAGACCGGATTAAACGGTTTTTTCTTCAAATCTTCATTTTCGACTGCTTGCGCATCATTTGCCTCAAGCTCTTTCATCATGGCAGATGCAACATCTTCAGTTGCCCTACCCCAAACTTGAATTACATTATTTTGACGCTCACCATTAGTAATAGCACCATCACGATATAATTTTTCAATTTTTTCAATTGCAGAGCGACTTGAATCAAGAATTGATTTTTTAGCCTCAGGAACAACCAAGTCATCAATACACAAAGAAATACCACTCTTTGTTGCTGTATCAAAGCCAAGGGTTTTGATTTTATCTAATGCTTCAACGGTTGGCTCAACACCAGCAAATCTATGAATCTTTGAGATCAACTTACCAATATCCTTGTTCGTCATTGCTTTGTTGATCCATTCAAATTTCACAACAGGAGGCAATACGTCAAACAAGAGAACTCGACCAGTTGTTGTTTTTACAATTGTTCCATCAGCCAAACGCAATGAAATAATCGCCTGAAGATGAACCTTTTCTTGATTGTATGCAAAAACAAGCTCATCAGTGTTAGCAAAAACAAGTCCATCACCCAAAAGACCTTTTCGCCCCTTAGTAAGATAATACAAACCAAGAACCATCTCTTTTGAAGGAAGTGAAACCGGTTTGCCACTTGAAGATGCGATCACGTTTTTTGTTGCCAACATCAATGCACACGCTTCAGCCCTTGAACGATCACTCAATGGCAAGTGAACCGCCATCTGGTCACCGTCAAAGTCAGCGTTAAATGCTGTACAAACCAACGGATGAATCTTAATTGCTTTACCTTCAACCAAGCGAGGGAAGAATGCCTGAATACCAAGTCTGTGAAGAGTTGGTGCACGGTTCAAGAGAACCGGACGATCTTTAACAACCTCTTCAAGAGCTGCCCAAACATCCGCTTCCATGTTTTCAACCATGCGCTTTGCAACACGAAGGTTTGGCGCTATTTCACGACGCTGCAATTCTGCATAAACATATGGCTTGAATAATTCAAGAGCCATAGATTTAGGCAATCCACACTCAGACATCTTAAGCTTTGGATCAACAACAATAACGGAACGACCAGAGTAGTCAACACGCTTACCAAGAAGGTTTTGACGGAATCGCCCCTGCTTACCGCGAAGCATCTCACTTAATGACTTAAGAGCTCTACGATTCGTTCCACGAACAGGATGTCCTCTTCGGCCGTTATCGATCAAACTATCAACAGACTCCTGAAGCATTCGTTTTTCGTTTTTGACAATAACACTCGGCGCCTCAAGTTCAATAAGCCTTCTAAGACGAATGTTTCGGTTCAAGACACGACGATACAAATCATTTAAATCAGAAGATGCAAATCTTCCACCTGGAAGCGGCACCAACGGACGTAAATCTGGAGGAAGAACAGGAAGTACATCAAAAATCATCCACTCCGGACGCATATTAGCAGCCAAAAGACCAGAAAGAACTCTAAATCTTTTTGCTAATCGATGCTTAACCGTAAGTGCTGTTGCTTGACGATACTGCTCTTCAACTTTTCGCACTTCAAACGCAAGATCTTTTTGCGCAAGAATTTTACGAATAGCCTCAGCTCCCATATCAGCTTTAAAATCAAAATCATCAGAACGAGCTTCCAAATACTCTTCGTACTCTTGGCTTGATAACAATGATCTTACTGGATACGGTGACTGCCCTTGCTGTAAAACTAAATAGCTATCAAAGTAAATAACCTTCTCAATATCACGAACCGTCATATCAAGAATTAAGCTTAAATAGCTTGGAATACCCTTCAAAAACCAAATGTGGCAAACTGGCGACACCAAATTAATGTGTCCCATCCGCTCACGACGAACGCGAGACTGAATTACCTCAACCCCACACTTTTCACACGTTACACCACGATGCTTCATGCGACGATATTTACCGCAATTACATTCCCAGTCTTTTTGTGGCCCAAAAATACGAGCACAGAAAAGACCATCTTTTTCTGGTTTTAACGTACGATAGTTAATTGTTTCAATTTTTTTTACTTCACCATACGATTTCGATCTAATTTGATCGGGAGATGCAATCCCGATCTTAATAGCGTTAAATTGAGTGGTATGAATGTATTCGCGAAAACGATCAAAAATTCTGCTACTCACTGGCCTGCTCCCTACCTGTTCTAAACAACTCTACTTGCAACCCAAGACTTTGTAGTTCTTTTACAAGAACGTTAAATGATTCTGGAATACCTGGCTCTGGCAATTCATCTCCGCGAACAATTGCCTCGTACGCTTTTAATCGACCATTTACGTCATCAGACTTAATCGTCAACATCTCTTGCAAGATATGCGCCGAACCGTATGCAAACAGAGCCCACACCTCCATCTCCCCAAGTCTTTGTCCACCAAATTGCGCTTTACCACCAAGCGGTTGTTGCGTAATCAATGAACACGGACCAACAGAACGAGCATGCAGTTTATCGTCAGCCAAGTGATTCAATTTCATCATATAGGCATAGCCCACCGTTACCGGCTGCTCAAATGCTTCACCCGATTGACCATCATACAAGGTATATACCCCACGAGACGGTAATCCAAGCTCATTTAATAATGGACTAATATCATCTTCAAAACTTGCACCATCAAACACTGGTGTTGAAATTCTTAATCCCAACGCAGCGGTTCTTCGTGCAGCATCCATGACACCTTCATCACCATATTTTTCTTGAATATTTTTAATGAGTTCTGGCGCGTAATATTTTTTCATGAAAGCTTCAACTTGCTTGAAAGACATAGCATTAATCTGATCAGCCAGCTTTTCACCAACTTTTCGGCAACCCATACCCAACATAGTTTCAAGAATTTGCCCCACGTTCATACGACCAGGAACACCAAGTGGATTTAAAACGATATCAACAGACGTACCATCAGCTAAATATGGCATATCTTCAACGTTAACAATCGCTGAAACCACACCTTTGT
Coding sequences within:
- the rpoC gene encoding DNA-directed RNA polymerase subunit beta' — encoded protein: MSSRIFDRFREYIHTTQFNAIKIGIASPDQIRSKSYGEVKKIETINYRTLKPEKDGLFCARIFGPQKDWECNCGKYRRMKHRGVTCEKCGVEVIQSRVRRERMGHINLVSPVCHIWFLKGIPSYLSLILDMTVRDIEKVIYFDSYLVLQQGQSPYPVRSLLSSQEYEEYLEARSDDFDFKADMGAEAIRKILAQKDLAFEVRKVEEQYRQATALTVKHRLAKRFRVLSGLLAANMRPEWMIFDVLPVLPPDLRPLVPLPGGRFASSDLNDLYRRVLNRNIRLRRLIELEAPSVIVKNEKRMLQESVDSLIDNGRRGHPVRGTNRRALKSLSEMLRGKQGRFRQNLLGKRVDYSGRSVIVVDPKLKMSECGLPKSMALELFKPYVYAELQRREIAPNLRVAKRMVENMEADVWAALEEVVKDRPVLLNRAPTLHRLGIQAFFPRLVEGKAIKIHPLVCTAFNADFDGDQMAVHLPLSDRSRAEACALMLATKNVIASSSGKPVSLPSKEMVLGLYYLTKGRKGLLGDGLVFANTDELVFAYNQEKVHLQAIISLRLADGTIVKTTTGRVLLFDVLPPVVKFEWINKAMTNKDIGKLISKIHRFAGVEPTVEALDKIKTLGFDTATKSGISLCIDDLVVPEAKKSILDSSRSAIEKIEKLYRDGAITNGERQNNVIQVWGRATEDVASAMMKELEANDAQAVENEDLKKKPFNPVFLILASGARNLKSQVKQLGGMRGPMTNPSGDIIETPVLANFKEGLNPFEYFISTHGARKGLADTALKTADAGYLTRRLVDVAQDVVIATEDCKTLGYVTIESLERAGKVLKTLDERVYGRVAAEDWRDPVTNELLAREGDFITHDIIDKLRDSALVSVNVRSVLTCQAAVGICVKCYGLDLATTQKVDVGAAVGIVAAQSIGEPGTQLTLRTFHIGGTASGLLDQTLLSSHVAGRVLFQDVQCVVRKDGSSVVINRKSRILIMSGDGRELERFRIEYGSVLFVTDGQQVQVGEKLAQAEPQRVIVTEHAGKIEYLDLIENVTYHDQYDESTGQSRRFILERREEKRQPCLAIVDKENEVIARYFLPTGTNIVVNHGDVVTQGQVVAKMPQQITKTKDITGGLARVVELFEARMPKDLAVLSDADGKVEFGGIHRGQRRITVTTDDGEVFEYNISRSKHLNIEDGEYVKAGDILTDGLPAPHDILRILGPDELQRYLVGGIQEVYADQGQTIDDKHVEIVVRQMLKKVRVVDPGETSFVVGDRVDRHHLRAVNELLAKDGKKIAIARPLLMGITKASLETDSFLAAASFQETTRVLTEAAITGQVDYLSCLKSNIIIGRMIPAGTGVASFRQKYIGDNRSDFEKRAAEEELLEVGLDKVFLPSGV